A region of the Bacteroidota bacterium genome:
AGTGAATATTGCTTGTGCACTCATGCATAATCCATCATTAATAATTATGGATGAACCAACCGTTGGAATTGATCCTCAAAGCCGGAATAAAATTTATGAACTGCTTGCGGAATTGCATCAAAACGGGAAAACGATTTTGTATACAACTCATTATATGGAAGAGGCCGAAAAAATGTGCGATAAAATCGGGGTTATTGATAAGGGTAAAATAATAACAGAAGGTTCATTAAATGAATTAAAATCAAATCACCCTTTAGAAGATACTGTGGTTATTACTTATACCGGAACTTCCGAAGGTGTAATAAATGGTTATACCACAAATCATGACCCGGCTTTAAATGCAATTACGATTCAATTAAAAGATGCAAAATTGCATTTGTCGGATATTATCAATAAATGTAATACAGCAAATATTAGTATCCATAATATCGATGTTAGAAGCACCGGCCTCGAAGCAATATTTTTACATTTAACCGGAAGGCAATTAAGGGATTAATTTTTATTAATATTATTACTATGTGGAAAATCACTAAAAAAGATTTACAAATATTTTTTACCGATAAAAGGGCAATTATTTTATCGTTAATGTTGCCAATTGGTTTAATTACGTTATTTGCTTTAGCGTTTGGCGGAGTTGGTTCTGATGATGAGGGTGATGCTACACCAATTACGGTATTATATTTTGATGCTGACAATACGGTTGCTTCTAAAAGTATTATTGCTGAATTGGATGCAATACCGGGAATTGAATTTATTGCTACTGACACACAAACGGCAGTTCAACAAATAAAAAGTGGCGATCAAATTGCGAATCTTATAATTCATAAGGGATATGAAGCGGCACTTAACGGCGGTGCAACTATTCCTGTTGAATTACAATATGATGAAAGTCGCTCTATGGAAATTAGTATTTTACAAAATTTATTGGTTAGTCGCGTGTCAGCCATTAAAGGTGAAAAAGATGCTGACAAAGGTGTAGAAAGAATTATTCAAAATATGTTTTCAGATTTGCCACCTGTTGCGCAGGACTCCATTCGTTCTAATTTAAAAACCGGATTGGCAAAGGAGCAGCAGGAAGAATCGGTTGTAACCATGACCAGCCTGGTAGGTGATGCTAACAGCAATTGGGGTTTGATACAGGCAGTGGCAGGAACCGCAATTATGATGTTACTTTTTAGTGTTCGTTCAATTGGCTCCGGAATGTTGGAGGAAAAAGAAAGTGGGGTATTAAAAAAATTATTGCAATCGCCAATTACACCTTTTGAAATTTTATTTGGTAAGATGTTAACTGCAGTAATCGTTGCAATTTTTCAATTGTCGGTCATGTTTATTTTTTCGTGGTTAGCTTTTGGGTTAGATATATTTATCGATTTGCCAGCGCTAATTATTATGATAATTACAACTTCAATTGCCTGTTCCGCTTTTGGTGTTTTATTGGCGAGTATTGTAACAACAAAAAAACAAGCTGATTCACTTAGTACAATTATAATATTATTTATGAGTGCAATTGGCGGCAGTATGATTCCGTTGTATATTATGCCGGCTTTTATGCAGAATGCGGCTGTAATTTCAGTAAATTACTGGAGTATTCAAGGGTTTTACGACATTTTTTGGCGCAAAACAGGCATGGATGCAATCATTCAAAATGTAATTGTACTACTTGCCATCAGTGCAGGCGTTGTGGCATTGAGTGCTGTGTTTTTCAAAAGAAATATTTTGAAAATATCCTGATTATTCGTCGGTGCGTTTTACATCATATTTAGGATGTGCAAATAAAAATCCGAATGCCTGACCTTCTTCTTTAGACATTTTTTTATGATGTACTTTATGCGCACGCATAATGCGCAACATATATTTGCTGTGTGGTTTATAATGATGTTTCATTCTGCGATGAACAATTACATCATGAAATAAAAAATAGCAAAAACCATAAGCCGTTATTCCGGTACCAATCCAAAAAATATAATTGTATTCAGGTGAACCAATATACATTAAAACTATTGCCGGCGCCGCGAAAATAATGGCATATAAATCGTTTAATTCAAAACGACCGTGGCGGGGTTCGTGATGTGATTTATGCAAAAACCATCCTATACCATGCATCACATATTTATGTACAAACCAGGCAAATGCTTCCATAAAGGCGAAAGCGCCAACAAATGCTATTATATTTATTAAAAGGGAGCTAATCATATTCTAAATAACAAATTTACTTCAAATGGGTTCAGGCGACAAATGTTTTTTACTGTTTCTTTTGCTGCGCAGCCATTCGATTATGGTTATATTCATCAACATTAAACTCAAACTATACAAACTATCTTCAACAGGAATTGTACCCATGCGGATGCCGAGGTTTTCGGCATTGTTATACCAAACTACTTCATCCTGAATGCCTGTTCCTGTGAGTAAACCGTTTACTATAAAAAAGGGAATGAGGTGCCAAAAATAGAAGCGATAAAATCTCCCCATATAATTGCCTTTAACTACAAATAACTGTAAGCTCAACAGGACGATTGCATATCCGCAATTTAATGCAGTGTAGGCCTTGTCGTAATTAAACAACATTAAAGCTATTGCAATAAACAATATTACAAATGATATTTTACGTTGTATTTTATCCAATATTGGCGTATTCGGCCAGAGGTGATTTACGAAAGCGTAAATAAAAATACTCGCATAAGGAACTGTAATAAAAAATAATATTTCCTCTAATGGCAAACCGGCAATATTAATACCTGTTGTATAAGTTGGATTAAATCCCCAAACACCATGAAGGGTAAAAAAGTAATCCCAAATTAAAAAGATGGTTGCCGTAATAATTAATGCAGGAAATAAATAGCGCCACCATTTATAGTAGGCTACACGTTTTTCAAAACTAAAAAGTAATGGAAAAAGGATAGTTCCAATATTAATGATGAGATACAGGTACCCGGAATTCATGGTGCATAGATACCTAAAACATTTGAACGCAGGTAGAGAGAAGCCCAGATTCCTATTTTTCGTGGGTTAGAAACACGAATTCGGGTATGCATTACCTTTTCTGCTTCTGTTTTACGAATTTTTTTGAAGAGATTTAAATAGTATTTATAAGCTAAGTATACACCAAATTTGGCACCTTCTGGCAACATTTTTATGCCTTCATATGCTTTTTCGAAATCCGCTTTAATGTCAGCTTCAATTGCATCTTTTTGGTTTCTGCAAAAATTATCAAAATCTACATTGGGAAAATAAACGCGACCGCGCTCTTTGTAATCAGATTGCATATCGCGTAAAAAATTCACTTTTTGAAAAGCTGCGCCAAGATAACGGGCCGGTTCTTTTAAACTGAGGTATTGTTCTTTGTTGCCTTCACAAAATACCTGCAGGCACATTAATCCAACTACTTCTGCGCTACCATATATATACTCCTCATAAAATTCCTGCTTGTAGTTATTCATATAGAGGTCCATTTCCATACTATGCAAAAAGGCATCAATCAACTTTGGGTCGATTTGATATTTGTGCACGGTTAACTGAAATGCATGCAATATTGGATTCAATGAAATTTTTTGTTCTATAGCCTCATAAGTATCGGATTTAAACTTCGCTAAAAGGGCTTGTTTATCCCAATCGTGGAAAGTATCCACTATTTCATCAGCAAACCTTACAAATCCATAAATTCCGTAAATGGCATCGTGGTATTTTTTGTCTAAAGCCTTAATTCCAAGGGTAAAGGAAGTGCTGTAACGTTCCGTAACCTTGCGGCTGCATGTGAATGAAGATTGATGAAATAATTCGAGCATACCGATAATTGAGCAATACTAACCCAATTTACGGTATTTTGTTCACGGTAGTTTAAAAATATTTAATTTTTGAGCGCTTTTTCAATTTCACCGGCTGCAACATAACCCGAAATCAGCGAAGGCGGAACACCGGGACCGGGAACCGTGAGCTGACCTGCATAGATGAGGTTTTTGATATGTTTATTGCGCATTTTTGGTTTAAAAATGGCTGTCTGCATCAATGTGTTGGCCAGTCCGTAAGCATTGCCCTTGTAGGCATTGTAGCGGGTTACAAAGTCCTTGGGAGCAAATGAACGTTTATAAATGATACGGTTAGCTATGGTATCACCGGTAAATGCTTCAATCCGTTCAAGCACTTTATCGAAATACATTTCGCGGAGTTGTTCCGTGTCTTCCAGTCCGGCAGCTACAGGAATTAGTATAAATAAGTTTTCATCTCCATCCGGCGCAACACTTGGGTCGGTTTTAGAAGGTGCAGAAACGTAAAACAATGGGTTTGCAGGCCAGCGTGGGTTGGTATAAATTTCATCAGCAAACTGCTCAAAACTCTGATCGAAAAAGAGGTTATGGTGTAATAAATTTTTAACTTTTCCTTTTATACCAAGGTAGAAAATGATGCTTGAGGGAGCAAATACTTTTTTATCCCAATAATTTTCATCGTAATTTTTTTTGGGTTGAGATAATAATTTTTCCTCAACATGATGATAATCGGCTGCGGCAACAACTGCATCTGCTGCTATAAAATGAGTGTCGATTTTAACACCGGTTGTTTTGTTATTTTCTGTAACAATTTCGGTGACAGGTGCATTAAACATAAATGTAACACCCATTTTTTCGGCAACCCTTTGCATACCTTCAATTATTTTATACATACCACCTTGCGGATACCAGGTGCCTAATACCAAATCGGCATAATTTAATATTGAATATAATGCAGGTGTGTTAGAAGGTAACGCACCTAAAAAGTAAACAGGAAACTCAAGAATTTTCCTGATTTTTTCATTTTGGAATTTACTATAAACTTCTTTGCGTAAAGAGGTAAATAGTTGCATGGTAAATAATGCTTTTACCATCCGTAATTCGGCAAATTCCATTATTGAATTGCATGGTTTAAATACCATGTCTTTCATACCAATTGCATATTTTGTTTCAGCATCTTTTAAAAATTGCTGTAACTGTTTCCCTGAGCCGGGTTCAAGCTGTTCGAACAGGTCGTGTAATTCTGAAATTGATGCAGGAATATCGGTAATTTCATCTTTACCAAAATAAATTCTGTAACCAGGATCTAAACGAATTAAATCATATTGCTCTGCAACTGATGAACCATATTCTTTAAAAAACCATTCAAAAACATCAGGCATCCAATACCAGCTTGGGCCCATGTCGAACATAAATCCGTCAGCTTTAAAAAATGATGCACGACCACCGGCGCATTCATTTTTTTCTACAACGGTTACGCGGTATCCTTTTTTAGCTAATGCACAAGCTGCAGAAATTCCACTAAATCCGGACCCAATAACTACGATATGCTTCGACATTTGTTTAAATTAGGCTTTCAGAACAAAAATATAAGGTTATTGTTCAAATTATAAAATCTCCATGAGTGTGCGAAAAGCAACAAAATCGTTACCGAATTTCTCACTTACTTCTTTTTGCAGCGCGGGTGCTTTGCTGATTTTGTATTTCAAAAAATCATTTAAATCGGCACAGGTATATTGAATGGCAAACGTAACACCATCCATATCACCTTCATCCACAAGGCGGCAAATTCTGTTTTCGGTAAAAAAGCCGGTTGCCATTACATCCGGTATATGTTTATCCCGCATCCAGTTTAACCATTCGTCGGCGCGCGATTGTTCTATTTTAACGGTTACATTATAAATGTACATGCTCTTTTTTTGCAACGAAAATAGGCAATAATTTTACAACCAATGCTGACTTTTGGCATTGAAAATATAAAAAAAGGTAGTTGAAATTAATTTAAGGTATCCCCTCTTAAAGTGCGGTACCGTTTACGAGCCTCATTCACATATAGTGAATCTTTGTAATTCAAAATGATTTGTTCGTAACACAATTTCGCTTTTTCAGGTTGTTTTAAATCAAACTGATAAATTTCAGCCAGTTTAAAAATAGCATCGTCGGCAAGTAAATCGTAGCTGTATGAACTTCTTATTTCTTCCAAACGGTTTACCGCTTCATTGATGTCTTGTTTTTTTAATGCAATTTCGGCTTTCAAAAACAATACATCATCGGTAAGCTGGTGAGCAGGAAAAGTTTTAGTTAAGGTATCCAACGTTAATAAAGCTTCAGGCAATTTATTTTGAAAAACATATAAATCGGCTTGTGCAAATTTCATCATTGGTTCTAATAAAGAGTCGAGACCGAGGTTGGTTGTAATAAACACCGATAATTTCATTGCATCATTAGAAACCAACTCACTGGTGGATGCTTTTAAAACATTCAACAAACCCTGCGCATAAGAAAAATCTCCTCTGTAATAAGCCAGTTTCGCATTTTTAAAACGTGCTTCTTCTCCAAGTGGTTCATCTTTCATCGCTTTATCAACTTGTGAGTATAATAAAGTTGATTCCCACACATCACCACTTATTAAATAAAAATCACCAAGGTCTAATTTAAATCGTCCTCTGTCGGCAGGTGAAAGTGCAGGCCATTCTACAACAGGTTCTAACAAATTAATTGCCGCATCTATATCATGCACATAAAAAGCTTCCAGTTTTGCAAGATCATCGGTTGCCTGTGCAGCACGTAAATCTTTTTTATTGTATTCGGATAGAAATTCAGTATAACTTGATTTCAAGATATTAATATCTTCTGTGGTGTAACTGTTTGTTTTAAAGATTTTATCTTTTCTACAATTTAATATGCCGTTTTTTGAACTGAAGTAATAGGGAAAATTATTTCCTTTGGCAATGATATAGTTATAGCCATCTATAGCAGCATCATATTCACCTTCAACCCTTGCCGTTTCTGATAATTCAAAAACGCGTTCACCATTTTCTTTAAAGCGTTTGTCTAGGGCTTTGGTTTGGATAAATGCACCTTCAAAGTCTTTTAATTGAATATAATCCCAAATAAGTAATTCGGTATATTTTATTTCATTATCACCTTTTTGGATTCGGTCGAACAATAGTTCCTGCAAAAGTGCATGGTCTTTTTCTTCATCTAAAATTCTGGTAAATGCAGAAGTAGTTTTTGAGTCGGCATTATTATCGTTTTCTACATAATAATCCAGATAAGTTTTAATACTTAAATCGAATTGTCCGAGACGATAATATAATCCGGCAAGTTCATAATTAAATGTATATCCCTTTACCGTTTTTTTTCCTTTTTCATAAACAATAATGGCACGCTCAAGATTGTCTAAGGCTATAAATGCATTTGCAAGAAGGGTTACCTGTGCTTTGTTATCTGAAATTTTTTGAATGGCAATATCAAATTGTTTTTCTGCAGATTTTACATCTCCCTGCTTTTTATAAGCATTGCCCAGGTCGACAAAATAGGTAAGGTTATCCGGATTTTTTTTGATTTGTTTTTCGGTAATTTTCTCAATTTCTTTCAAATCGTTCAAAACCATTAAACAATTGTAATATGCTTTATAATTAGCATTCGCATTTTCGTTAAATAGTTTTTTATAAATATCTGCAGCCTTATCATATTCACCGTTTCCCATATACTGCTGTGCCAGCTGAGCATCGTTTTGTGCAAAGCCAACGGCAGCAATAAAACAGAAAGTAAGTATGGTGAATATTTTTTTCATATTAATTGAATAACGAAATTACGGTTGTTTCAATTGTAAATGTGAATTGGCAACATAAATTAACTATTCCTGCAATTGAAAGTTGATTGGTAAACGCATATAAACTGCAACCGGTTCACCACCTTGTTTTGCAGGTTTCCATCTGCGCATTTCTTTTACAATACGCATGGCTTCCAAATCGCAGCCGCCGCCGATACTATTTTCAACTTTTACATCTGAAACAGAACCATCTTCATTTACAACAAATACTACATTTACTGTGCCTGTTATGCCATTTTCTTTGGCAATGTCAGGATATTTCAGATTATCACTTAAATATCGTTTCAACCCTTTAGTTCCGCCCGGATATTCCGGTTGAACTTCGGCACTCTGATAAATTGTTTTACCATTACCTGTTACCTGTGAATTCGGATTGTTT
Encoded here:
- a CDS encoding ABC transporter permease; its protein translation is MWKITKKDLQIFFTDKRAIILSLMLPIGLITLFALAFGGVGSDDEGDATPITVLYFDADNTVASKSIIAELDAIPGIEFIATDTQTAVQQIKSGDQIANLIIHKGYEAALNGGATIPVELQYDESRSMEISILQNLLVSRVSAIKGEKDADKGVERIIQNMFSDLPPVAQDSIRSNLKTGLAKEQQEESVVTMTSLVGDANSNWGLIQAVAGTAIMMLLFSVRSIGSGMLEEKESGVLKKLLQSPITPFEILFGKMLTAVIVAIFQLSVMFIFSWLAFGLDIFIDLPALIIMIITTSIACSAFGVLLASIVTTKKQADSLSTIIILFMSAIGGSMIPLYIMPAFMQNAAVISVNYWSIQGFYDIFWRKTGMDAIIQNVIVLLAISAGVVALSAVFFKRNILKIS
- a CDS encoding tetratricopeptide repeat protein is translated as MKKIFTILTFCFIAAVGFAQNDAQLAQQYMGNGEYDKAADIYKKLFNENANANYKAYYNCLMVLNDLKEIEKITEKQIKKNPDNLTYFVDLGNAYKKQGDVKSAEKQFDIAIQKISDNKAQVTLLANAFIALDNLERAIIVYEKGKKTVKGYTFNYELAGLYYRLGQFDLSIKTYLDYYVENDNNADSKTTSAFTRILDEEKDHALLQELLFDRIQKGDNEIKYTELLIWDYIQLKDFEGAFIQTKALDKRFKENGERVFELSETARVEGEYDAAIDGYNYIIAKGNNFPYYFSSKNGILNCRKDKIFKTNSYTTEDINILKSSYTEFLSEYNKKDLRAAQATDDLAKLEAFYVHDIDAAINLLEPVVEWPALSPADRGRFKLDLGDFYLISGDVWESTLLYSQVDKAMKDEPLGEEARFKNAKLAYYRGDFSYAQGLLNVLKASTSELVSNDAMKLSVFITTNLGLDSLLEPMMKFAQADLYVFQNKLPEALLTLDTLTKTFPAHQLTDDVLFLKAEIALKKQDINEAVNRLEEIRSSYSYDLLADDAIFKLAEIYQFDLKQPEKAKLCYEQIILNYKDSLYVNEARKRYRTLRGDTLN
- a CDS encoding phytoene/squalene synthase family protein produces the protein MLELFHQSSFTCSRKVTERYSTSFTLGIKALDKKYHDAIYGIYGFVRFADEIVDTFHDWDKQALLAKFKSDTYEAIEQKISLNPILHAFQLTVHKYQIDPKLIDAFLHSMEMDLYMNNYKQEFYEEYIYGSAEVVGLMCLQVFCEGNKEQYLSLKEPARYLGAAFQKVNFLRDMQSDYKERGRVYFPNVDFDNFCRNQKDAIEADIKADFEKAYEGIKMLPEGAKFGVYLAYKYYLNLFKKIRKTEAEKVMHTRIRVSNPRKIGIWASLYLRSNVLGIYAP
- a CDS encoding sterol desaturase family protein; its protein translation is MISSLLINIIAFVGAFAFMEAFAWFVHKYVMHGIGWFLHKSHHEPRHGRFELNDLYAIIFAAPAIVLMYIGSPEYNYIFWIGTGITAYGFCYFLFHDVIVHRRMKHHYKPHSKYMLRIMRAHKVHHKKMSKEEGQAFGFLFAHPKYDVKRTDE
- a CDS encoding DUF4286 family protein; its protein translation is MYIYNVTVKIEQSRADEWLNWMRDKHIPDVMATGFFTENRICRLVDEGDMDGVTFAIQYTCADLNDFLKYKISKAPALQKEVSEKFGNDFVAFRTLMEIL
- a CDS encoding lycopene cyclase domain-containing protein; translation: MNSGYLYLIINIGTILFPLLFSFEKRVAYYKWWRYLFPALIITATIFLIWDYFFTLHGVWGFNPTYTTGINIAGLPLEEILFFITVPYASIFIYAFVNHLWPNTPILDKIQRKISFVILFIAIALMLFNYDKAYTALNCGYAIVLLSLQLFVVKGNYMGRFYRFYFWHLIPFFIVNGLLTGTGIQDEVVWYNNAENLGIRMGTIPVEDSLYSLSLMLMNITIIEWLRSKRNSKKHLSPEPI
- the crtI gene encoding phytoene desaturase; this encodes MSKHIVVIGSGFSGISAACALAKKGYRVTVVEKNECAGGRASFFKADGFMFDMGPSWYWMPDVFEWFFKEYGSSVAEQYDLIRLDPGYRIYFGKDEITDIPASISELHDLFEQLEPGSGKQLQQFLKDAETKYAIGMKDMVFKPCNSIMEFAELRMVKALFTMQLFTSLRKEVYSKFQNEKIRKILEFPVYFLGALPSNTPALYSILNYADLVLGTWYPQGGMYKIIEGMQRVAEKMGVTFMFNAPVTEIVTENNKTTGVKIDTHFIAADAVVAAADYHHVEEKLLSQPKKNYDENYWDKKVFAPSSIIFYLGIKGKVKNLLHHNLFFDQSFEQFADEIYTNPRWPANPLFYVSAPSKTDPSVAPDGDENLFILIPVAAGLEDTEQLREMYFDKVLERIEAFTGDTIANRIIYKRSFAPKDFVTRYNAYKGNAYGLANTLMQTAIFKPKMRNKHIKNLIYAGQLTVPGPGVPPSLISGYVAAGEIEKALKN
- a CDS encoding ABC transporter ATP-binding protein — protein: MYKNDTFTFQLTTMLSVNSISKSFDNFKAVDAINLSLTPGMFYGLLGPNGAGKTTTIHMISAIMPPDSGNITVAGIDVYSNTQQVKKHMGVVSQEIALYDELSALDNLLFWGSLYGIKNTDAKKQASHLLDWVGLSDRKNQAVKTYSGGMKRRVNIACALMHNPSLIIMDEPTVGIDPQSRNKIYELLAELHQNGKTILYTTHYMEEAEKMCDKIGVIDKGKIITEGSLNELKSNHPLEDTVVITYTGTSEGVINGYTTNHDPALNAITIQLKDAKLHLSDIINKCNTANISIHNIDVRSTGLEAIFLHLTGRQLRD